The DNA sequence TTACATTTACATGCCAGGAAAGGCACTGTACACAGAAAAAACaacttgggaaaaaaaaaaaaaaaaaaaaacactctcttCCCACAGAATCCGTAAAATAGATGGGATGTTTGTATTCGGGGATCCAGAAGTGTCTGTGGTGGCTCTAGGCTCTGATGTTTTTGATATCTTCCGCTTATCTAATGCACTGACTTCAAAAGGCTGGAATCTCAACACTCTGCAGTTCCCATCTAggtatggttaaaaaaaatgttcaatgtaAAATGTGCAGGTTATGCAAACTAATGTAATGTTCCTAAAAACAGAATGAAAGTTAATCAGGTTATGGAAAATACACCTAGATCATTATTATTGATTGTTTTTATGTAAAGGCCTTAGTGCGTCAGTTTTAGGCAGTGGTCAGAAAAGTTGTTCCTCATTGTTTGTGGCTCTTTGTTGTTCTCTTTCAGCATCCATATTTGTGTCACAATGCTACACACACAGCCTGGTGTAGCTGAGCAGTTCATCAGTGATGTGAAGAGAGAAGTAGCCATTATCATGGAGAATCCTAAAGAGAGAACCACAGGGATGGTGGGTTTCCTTTTTATCTGatccaaaaatacagtacattttgagaagtattattacaatttaaaataggtATGGCTGTTTTGGTATGTCTTGGTTGAACTTCacattttaagatttatataGTCATTTTTTTCAGGCAAAATAATCATTGTCCATAACAACGCAGATGAGTAAAATCCTCACTTGGCACTCCAGTCGATTTGTACATGTATACTCTCTTCTGATAaactataattaattaattaataacccTGAAATAACTTTTCCCATTTTATGTTGTAGGGAGCAATCTATGGCATGGCCCAATCCATTCCTGACCGAACGATGGTGACTGAGGTCTCACAGGGCTTTTTGGACTGCCTCTATAGCACTGAGGTGCCCAAGATACAGAACAAGCACCACAAAAACCATAAGAACCACATGAATGGCAACTCTAAAGCGCACTGAGATTGACTGTTGGGGTCTCCACCGTTAACTGACTTAAGGGATGTTCACCGCAATCATCTAATCATTCATTTACTAACTAACTCATTTATGTATAAGCCATAGTCACCTGATATTCTGGGATTTGTGACTAAGGAGCGACAGTATCTTGTCTGTAAGACTGTAGAGACCGGTACACAAGTGAGGGTCTGGgacatattaatttaattttggtcACCAGTGAGTGCAGTTTTCCTTGTTTCATTGGgtcagtttattatttttatgaccgATGCACACCATATGTATTTGATCACATTTCCACTATTATCTTTGGAAGTGTGCCACTTAAACTCAGGATACCAGAGCACAATCTTGTCACAATGactttacattttacatgttaTTAACATTTCCCAGGAATCAAATAATGCAGATTCGAACCAAATCCATGATACTATCAACATGGATAAATCATGGAGCTAGGATTATATATATTTGCTATATCTCCTCCTCTGTAGAAACTTTAAAACACAGCAGACGGTTTTCGGATGGTAGTACTGCTCAGGTGAACCTGTgttgcaaatgtttattttatttccttcttTTAAATTCCCCGTAACTAGCATAGATTTGATAATCCAGTTTTAAAACATTCAGCTAATTTAAGAGAAAATATCTCTGATTTTAAATGACCTGTGGAAAATGATATCAGGGCAAAACTTAACAAATCCACCCAGCAGGTTGTGAAGTTCAATAATATTTTCAGGTTCAAATTCCCATCCATTTGGGTTTTCACATTTCATCCTATCTACCTCATACCTAATAGTTAAAATTATTCAACACTTATTGAttgtttcagttttgtttaaatcctgagaaatgtcatgtgactGGTAATTTTAATCATCAGTCAATGTCATGTTCCAGGTTATGGTACTCCATGACAAGTGTTTTCAGAAAGTCAGACCTCCTTAATTTGTGAggctttcttttgtgttttgtatttgtttgggaTCTTTGTTCCATCTTAACTCAATTGAATGATAGTTAAGGCCTGGAACAGCAAAAAGGGACATTAATTTGTGTATGAAGTCTGTGATATGAGGATCACGATGATGACATGGTACCATGGAAACATCACACCAGATCTTGTCTGCAATGTAATGCCTTAAGCACTCATAATATTTGTGAccactgtgtgtgtttttacatttaaaatcactAATATAACGTCTCAtatttcaatgtgttttttttttttaatcattcagtAATTTCCATGTACTTTTTTTAAGCCTCTTTTTGGGGTACTTCAAGTAGGAGGTAGGGCAGTGTTATTTTGTATGATAACACTCTAGTACAGTATAGTCTCAAGAACTGTAACATGCCTTAGGCTAGGACGTAGATGTGGATATTTGTTCTAACAGTTACCCTTCTTGCCTAAATGAAGCAGTTTAATGCCTTAAAGCAATAATCTGTAATTACTGTAACTACTGAAACTGAGGCACTTTGATCtgatttttttaagcattatatGAACTTTACGGTTATGGTTGTATTAAGCACAACACTAACAGCATTCACCTAAATGCCTTCCACAGACGTCAGGGTGTGTGCTATTATGTTAACACACTAGCTACATCAGCCTCAGGGACTAGACCTTTACCACGTCATGCAGTCCAGTTTAGTTTTGTCctgtaatgtttttgttgttcctatataaatcaataaaccttgtcttgaaataaatatgctgttcgtgtaatatattttctgttttacagAATAAGGGAACTCGTTTTTGCATTTACTTCTTTTCCATTATTTTTCTATGTAAAATTCAATATAAACCAGCCCTTATGTTTACACAAGTTTGGCATGAGGCCCTGCGTTCTTCAGAGCCGCTGTTCatgttttaaagtcaacatgtTTTTGTGACAACAATTAAACAGTAGGCAAGTGCTTTGACAGATGATGAATTGTTTCACAGTGCCAAAGTTAGTAAATATTGAGTCTTAATACAATTCACTGAGGCTCTAACCATGTCATCGTTGGGTCACATCAAATGAAATTAAAGGCACcatatatttacttttaaaaaaggaCTATAAGCCATAAAACACAGTAAGGCATAATATGGCTTAACCGGTCTCTTTAGTGTCCTAGCAGTTCTCATCTCTGATCTGTAGTGCATTAATGTATTgtgaatgtaaaataataaaaaaaaaaaatattgttccaTTAATACTTTTTGGGAAAATATCAGGCTTAACAGGCAGGCTACACAGTCAAGCCTGTAGTAAAGGAAGTTTCACAATATTTTTGGTCCAGTTTTACAGGCTACAGAGGTTGACTGACAAGTTTTTCAAGTGAGAGGGTCTATTCAGAGGACAGAGGCCTGATCTATGAAAGTTGCGAGGGTGATGTCCCGTTGTGAGAGTCCTCCACATTCATGAGTACTGAGGGTGATCTGAACCTACCAGAGACAAAACAGGCAGATGGGAtacagtcaacatgaaatcaaaattcacTGTATTAATAGACCTTCTTTAAAACACATTCCtagttttatttacaattaatatatGTAAAAGGAAACTTTTGTCTTCATTATCATCAAAATCAAAATGGTACACCGATGAGCCAATTATCTATTTACCTTATTATACACATTAAACCATTCAGGGTGATGATCCATTTTCTCAGCCTGTAATGCTACTCTGGACATGAATCCAAAAGCCTGGAAGGGAAAGAGCATGTCCTATCATtgtgcatacagtatataaaagtatGATGCAAGCAGCATGTATAAGAATTGTGAAGTACTATATATAACTCTTAATAGTTTCATAGCCTTAGTCTCTCTTGGCAGTTTTCCAGAAGTTTTTACCTGGTTGAAGTCTTTGAAGAGGAACTCTTTGTAAATGGCATCCCTCCCCACCACCTCCACCCACTGAGCGTTCCTCATCATGGGCAGGAGGTGCTCCCTCTCCTCCATAGTAAGAGTCTGGATCTTCCCAGCCTGGGTGTTTAAAACAGTTCTGTTAGAAAATATCCGACAGTTCCATGTATATAGGGGTTTTGTGAACTTTGTACGAATGTTACAAATCATGCCATCTCCAAGAGTAAAATGTAGTGTGTACACAGagataaaataatattgtgaaatgttttatttacaagttATATTATTTAACTCCTTATTAATtctaataatttctaaataatttctaataacattaatgcgtgtgtgtgtgtgtgtgtgtgtgtgtatatatatatatagagagagagagagagagagagagagatagatagatagatagatattattttaaacttataataataattatattgaatATACTTCGATATAATCATAATTTGTTAAGAACAGACACATTTGAAAAGTTTTGCAAACACTCACACTCTTAAACAACCATTCCAAGGGGGATGTTTCGGAAAAaagcactgtgattggttgttgtgAACCCCATATGGAAACAATAatgacttgtgtttttttttttttttaagagtttccACCATATTACTCAGGTAGTTGGAGTAATGAAATTCCTAAGATACTTAACTCTTAGCTTTTGCCCTTTCAGCAAAGATCGCATGGTCTTTAAACCAGTTTTACAACAAgacattaaaatatgcatttagaaaaaggCTTGAAAATATAGACTTTTTATATTGGCTTGagcaaaactttaaaaaaaaaaaaatgaaaacggtGCGCTAAATTAAGGTAAATTAAGCTGATTTGTGTCAGCATTTTCTTTTGTACCATCCACACACTATTGTCCCAGACTGAACCTGTGCAAACACACGTCAGTCATAATGAAGCTCCAACACTGATAAAACTGACTGACATCAACAGGTCTCTTAGCAACAGTCTAATCTGCTGAActaatgctgctgctgctgcaggaaCAGACACGACTCGAGATGAAAGCGAAGTAAAACCATGAGTGTTATATTAAAAAGATCAACAGTGCGAGATGATGTAAATGACGAACATGGTTATAGCAAAACCCTGAATCGGAGATGAAAAGGAAAAAGTCATTTACTCGACTCTCTAAATATTGTTAGTTCGTATAATAGGCAATACAAAGtcagatttaataaataaaaaaaaatgaatgtgaaaataAACATAACACCATAACTTTTACCTGTCCAACCATTTCCAATATATCGGAGGCATTTCGTTGTGGCAATTTGGACGTTCGAGAGTTAACGTATACAAGTGAAAAACCGTATACAAGTAAAAAGGTTTTTATATGTTTCTTACCATGTTGTGGGCGCTGTGCGTGTAGAGCTGACTTGGTCTCGTGCAAGCAGCTGGATTTCAACCAGTGAGTCCAGAGCGCGAGTTTACGAATCCCACTACGGTGAAGGGACGTCTTATGAGTTGCGTGTTTGGACGCTCTTGAAAAGTCACCAGGGAACGTCAGCACGCACTATTGAATATTCATCTATGGGCCTTGCTCTTGCTGCTGCGGCTGCCCTTCCAAAAGCCTGATCAAAGTAGGAATGTGTTTGTGATTCCAAACAGTGAGAGAGTGTAATTAATAATGTACAAGCTGGACAGAGGTGAGAACTTATTCAACACTCATGCAGATCGGATAAAAAAACAATGATCTGTAATAGCAAGCGTCCGTTTAAGAAAAAAGGCATGCAATTTAATGTTAAAATTCCTAACTGAATGTGGCAAAACAGGAAATTATCCCTCTTAAGTAAACCGATTCATCtagggccacacacacacacacacacacacacacacacacataggcctaCATTAGAAGTCCTAATTTTTTCCTCTGCTTCTTCCCCTAAGATAATATTATTTTGATCAAGATAATTTCTGTTCTTCTTCTTTTCtacatttagaaattaaatgtAACATGTTTGGGTTACAGATCATTGTGATTTGCGCcttttatgaatatgaatattgatagtgacttttcattttcaaaaaaggTGAGGGAGAGACAGAAATATGGATAAATTTGCATGCACAATATGTAAAGGTTGAACTTGGATGCATTAGAATTTTTATGAGCAAAATAAACCTTTATGTAATATCTCATACAAACCTGTAGTGCCAGTGgcatatattaaatacaatggcatatattaaataaacataattaaatgacAGCTATTTACCTCTTCTTCAGTGTTTTAATAAGCCCCTTGCCACAGTTGGGAATGGGCAGAGCAATATTTCTCTGGTGGTGAACACACAATTCACAACGACACTCTCTGCAGGCAAGAATCACCTTCAATTACACCTCAACTTGctaattaacataaaatattattatccTAATATAGTTTACATACTATTACACGATTATAACTAACATCATCATTAATAATTATCCTTTTTAACTGAAGAGTTTTCAATAACCATGCTTATTAATCTGGTACAGAAGGACCTTACATATAGGCTAGATATACTGTATAGCCCTAATAGCAGCCAATTGCATTCCCAGTCACTGAGACTATTATTACCATGTGTTTGAATGTGACCTGGCTTTAGAGGTGCCCTATGGAGATTACCTCACTGTACATTGATCGCATTGCATTTTGGGGTTAACAAGCTGAAACTGGAATAATGGGGGCCTCTCAAAAACCTCGGCTGAGATGTTGGAAGGAGGAGACCGtagcaatatttaaaaacaacctGGTCCTCAAACAGTCATCCAGGTTTGAGCCGGTTTCAAATAGGTTGTCAGGGGTGTCTGATTTCATAAGACAAGTCACAGTATCTCTCCTACCGTATGGCAGGGGTCTAGTCTTCTTTAAGATCAATACTGAGGTCCCTTTTCAGACCGAGCCATTATCGATTTACCTTCTCCTCCAAAGAATGTGCTGGGCACTATGTCATTCCCAGGATGATCAATGAAAGCTTATAGTGAACAATTTGGGGGATGAAAAAGGTGAAATGGGTTCAAAGGTTGTAGTTCACTCTGTTCCCCTCTAGATGGCCCCCTTCAGCTTCTTGTatgtcattgtttattttttccaaCTTGCTTGCATGCTGCTTCAAAGAggcatttaaacacaatacagtcataaaatacaaaaatgttggtggagaacaatataaataaactgttttttgTAAATAGAAGGTGAAAGTTGATTTTTGGACTACATTAGGTAAACACTTACATGACAGGTAACTTAAATCAGTCAGCAAACAATGTATGGTTTACaggaaaacaaatacataaatctgaaaatgttGGTGAAGATGTGTAAAGAGCAAAAGCTTTTTAAGCAAACATTAAAAATTCAATAACCACCATCATGACTATAAGGATGATGGATGGATCAGTGTTTTATTACACGTTGATGACATTATTTCTCCTCCCTATAGTCTGAGTCAGACATTTGAGGAAGCTGGCCATTATTCTCTCTGGATGAGGCAGTATGGATTGCTAAATGATGTAACCTGTCCTCTCCTTGTGGAAAGTAGTCCGAATAATGTATATCTGCATAAGTATGCATGTTgtgtaattaaaaacattaaataagtcatgcaaaagaCATGTAGTGAGTTCCAAAGTTCAGCAGGAAAGCGCCTTTCTCATATCCCAGGAGTCAGATGAGACTGTATTGATCAGCTAAACTACTTGTTTCTTGAAAAAAATACAGCTCAAAGAAAGCTTTTCTGCCATGTTTGTTTTGGAAGATGCCCTGGGAGGGGAGCATTGTGGGAAATACATTAGAGGAGCGTGAAGGATTAAAGCATAATGGGCTTTTGAAAGCACCACGCCGTAATGCGCCGTCTACTTTGCAATAGTGCAGATTATGTTGTAGATCAGGATTTTAAGGGCAAGTAGCCATTATCTGTCAGATATACTGTATGGCCAGTGTGACTAAACTCCTGGCTATATGATGAGCTTCCATTAGCTGGACTGGCTGGTGATTACAGTACACTGCCGCTCTGAACGGCTCTCACAACTTCAGTGATGGTGCTGGTGATCAGCAGATGTTAAGAAGAACTGATGAGGGGACAGCAGGGGAAAAAAAGTCTGTTTTCAATTGAATTGCACTAACCAGGAGTGATGACGTTATTGTTTTTTGCTCCAAAATGATATTTTACGGCTGTCTtggactgaaaaataaaaactctgaCCTCAATTTTGGGTCTGTGATGAAAACAAGCAGTAAATTATACAAACATATTGTAAGTGGTCTGCTTGACCTAAAACTCCAATTAACATTTGGACTGGATTGTGCAAGCAAATTAGAGTACCTTTAAGTGTTGCTGATTTTCAACTTAAGTAATTAGTGTTGCATAATTGACTGTGATATAAGAGTAGTATAATTTACTGAGGACAATTAGACAGTGATGATCAGCATTAATTGTATTACTTTTcactacaaataaacacatggCAGCAGTTGTCCTCAAAGCCTAGGAGCTTTTGATTACAGTAAGGACTTTCAAACATTTTGATGACATAGATCCCAAATATGATAACTGCTTCCTAAAATAAaaagggatttatttattttcagatataCAGACCAATTTTACTGTGTGCATAAACTAGTA is a window from the Carassius gibelio isolate Cgi1373 ecotype wild population from Czech Republic chromosome A13, carGib1.2-hapl.c, whole genome shotgun sequence genome containing:
- the LOC128026195 gene encoding pterin-4-alpha-carbinolamine dehydratase; the protein is MAGKIQTLTMEEREHLLPMMRNAQWVEVVGRDAIYKEFLFKDFNQAFGFMSRVALQAEKMDHHPEWFNVYNKVQITLSTHECGGLSQRDITLATFIDQASVL